The window CCAGAATTTGCTGAATCTGAATTCTATGTCGAAACATTGTTAGCCATGTTAAGAGAATGGGCGAGGCACTTCACCAAGGGAGACACTGAAAAGGATTGTGGTAAGGTATATGATGGTGAATACACTTGGAGAATGGTACTTATAAGTTGATTACAAGGGGGTTGCTAAGTTTTGGCAAACTTTGGGAATTGACAGATAGACCACTGAGTGTTTTTTAATAAGAGTTTAGTTAATTACATAGTTTAGTATGAAGatgtttatatttttatttttggtcCTCCTCATTCACGTGTTCTGAAGAGAGGGTATGTGTATTGAACTAGCTGCTGTTTTGAGCTTATGCATGAGAATTCCTAGTTATATCTTCTCAGCTAGCTTACTTTGTTTTCTGCAATTTCCTTTCATTTCAGCTCCAAATCGCATGATCTTCATTCTGTGCGTATCATCATCACTATTTGAGTAACATGGAGATGAGACTGTATTAGAGAAATTGACTGCACTTTCACAAATATCATCTGAACGATAAGTTGGTCTCATAGCTTTCAACTTTTTTTAATGGGGGAAGGGGAAGGGAAGGTGGGCTATGGAGCCTACTCAATTACTCCCTCTGGCCATGtttatttgttcattttttacttaGACACATCCTTTAAGAACCAATAAATAAAATAGTAATTTTACTATGTCACTCCGAATTATTGTAAGTCATCCAAATATTAGGAAATGAATAGTATACTTACTAATAAGGataaataggtataaaatgataaaatatcttttgatttttcaaaattGGATAAGTAAAAGTTGACATCTATTTTTAGTACTATGTGtaagtaaaaaaaagtggacgAAAGGAGTAAAGAAAATGGAATTCGacttgattctttttttttttgttttccaatCATGACTTGATAGTTGACCAAGATTTGTTGGTTCCAAGTGAATTCCTAATTTTGATTTTCCCTGGTAATGAAAGTGAGGATGAAGTTTCACTAGATTTCAGAATGTTGCTATCTTCTTGTTGAGGGCGAATTTCACGAtaacaaaaaattaaaattaaatttcaCGAtaataagaaatcaaaattaaTCATTCAATATATGCTCTTCAATTCCCAATGAATAGCATGATCTTGACTTTTGATTGGTTCGATTTAATTGATTTGATGGTaagttctttttatttttatgtttccGTTGATATCTCCAAGAAAACACCCAAAGGTGCGCACCGTACCAAAAGATCCTTAAGTAGGACATCCTTGATTATACTTGGTATTTATCAAAATGAGTTCATTACATTttttcaaaggaaaaaaaaatagttttactGGTATTTCTTAGTACTACTAAACTCGGAATATCCTTTATGTTGGTCACTTTCAAGCTATTAGCCTTTCCCAAATATTGTGCTGTCTCGAAGAaggagaaaaatgaaaaaagcaTTTCATTCAAATGTTTGATGAATCAGTTggcacctctttttttttttttttccaatcaaTACTTCCACATAGAAAAAGTTAAAAGTATTATATGAGGGTAATGGATTCTCATGAGACTTGCATTAGAAGTGACTAATATATGTGTCTCTCTCTTCGTTCAATATAATGAGGAAAAAGAGTACCCACTAAATTGTACATGTTGGGTGGTTGAGTTATTTGTCGGTTGAATaagaatttaaatttttaaattttgaaaaGGTAAAGCATGATCATGTTCCCTAGACGTTCATATATATAAGTATTGAGTAGTCCCCTTAGTTTCATCTTTTATGGTGCACTCTGCAAACACCACAAGATAATGTGTTGTAAGAAATTTTCTGAAATGAGCACATGGAAATGGAATTATTTTTCAGGTTAGTGGGAGAAAATGATGTATATATCAACCATCTGTTAAATAATAAAGTGCAAGTTGGCAGGTTGGTATTATTGGTTCTTAGACTGGCGGATCCAATTATGGGTCCATGAGTTCGACCAAATTCAGCATTTTAGatttgaattatatttatttatatgtgCGCGCAAAGAATATATAAGTTAGATATACTTTTTAAGATTCAATCTCTCAATTCAGAACTTACGACATCTAAATTTGAATCGACCACTAGCTCTCTATACAAATAATCTAAATGTAACGTCAAGGGCACTATCATTTCCAGTTATTTGGTTAACCATATTTGACTCTCATTTacctattttgatatatataggTATAGTGATCTTCAGGGTCGGACCCACGTTAAGTGGGTTCAGCTGAATCCACTTCGTCCgggaaaaatattattttttacatattaatttgGCCGTCAAAATAAAATATTGTATATGTAAGGAAAATGAATCCACTTACAGGAATCGGAAGTTGTGGTGCAGTGGTACAAGTGGGATCAAACTCCACTTTAGGTTGGTCGCGTGTTCGATTCCTAGTGTAATATTTTTGATAACGTAATTTCCCTCTGATTGTGAAATTACTTTTGGCATACTCTTACAGTTGTACTACATTACTTTACTTATGGATGTCTTAATAAGATTAGTAATTCGTAAGTATTTTACATTTGTGATTCTATTAAGTTGAGAAATCTTATATTTAGTTATTGTGTTTCGTTAGCCTAATAGGctgtttttattaaaaaataaaaaaggccaGAATACTTCTTGTTTCAAAATTGAttattcattattattattttaattttgtgCTTTAAtttgttaaattttttattaatcAAATACAATACTattaaattataaatctcagaattgaacacttaaaataaaatataaaaattgaaGATGCATAATGACTGAAACTTAATGAATTTTTAAACATGTTAGAACTTTATGAGAAATTTTCTAAAGGATCTTATATACATGGtttattaaattatttatgtATTTAGAGAATATATGCATTGTAAAACCATTTAAACTAATAATTCGGCTTAAGAAGTTTAAAACTTGTAACGTgcattttcttttttgaaaagtGGTGTCATATCTTTGTCGCTTTGTTGAACTGTATAGGCATAACCTAAAAGTTACATTGATTAATCTTTTttcccgcaaaaaaaaaaaaaattgattagttAAACTACATTGGTATTAGACAACACTGTAAACCAAATATGATTATTAGAATAAAAATTAGAAGCACAATTAGTGTCGTAATAGTGCTCTTGTATAGTGTCTAAGGTCGCTGTTAGTATCAACTATTGGTTCAATTTTGTCACTGTTGAACCCGCTTGTTCAAATTTCTGGGTCCGCCACTGGTGATCTTTGTTTGATAGCTTCGTTATGATATGAACATTGAGTTGTATCTCTTTTGATTTTGCAGTAGTAATTAAGACTGAATTGATGAGACATGATTACGTTTCGATTATTTAAGATTAGGTTTAAGAAAAATCAGTTTGAGAAGTGCAAAAGTGACTCTTCATAACTCGTCGGTGGGCATATATGTTAATATCGTATTTGTTGTTACTAAAAATGGTCGTTACTTGTCTTTATGAGTCCGGAgcttaaagggtataaaaatacacggtcttTATCAAAAGGGGATGACAAAAAAttaatataccaaaaggggtatatcgtggatcagcccacgatataccccaaattGTTTTTACCTGTCAGACACGATTCaacgaaaaaataaataaaattattgtataacgtggactgatccacgttatacaatataaattcatccacgttatacaattatataaattgtataacgtggaatGATCCatgttatacaatttatataaattgtataacgtggatcaagtTATATTAACACAACCGATATATATTACCAGGTATTTATGATTACATCACATGAGTGTACATCTTTCAATTCTGTTCCTTTAGCAGTATTTGTCACTCTCAAGTCAGAACATAGAACATTCaactatttttgaaaattttcttcCAGTTGGCGAGACAGCGAATGGTGCTAATCTCACCACCAAGATAAAGTACCAAGGGTGTAGTCTTGACGATCAAGATGATTGGAATCAATTTAGAATTGGTAACATATTATGCATTGCCTTCAATTTTTGAGTTTCTGTTAAAATAGTTTGCGAAAAAATGATATGACCGAAGCTGGTTTCTTTTAACGCAGCTGTGCGAGCAACAATTAGAGAGACTCCACCATCTACAGCTGGGTAATTTTTTCTCGCTGCTTGTTGTATCCAGCTACGTGATACCTTTTATGTTTACCATATTTACACTCAGCCGCCCATCAAAATAATAGCCCACAAATGTAGTAGTGTATAGTTTGTATAGTGGTTAGGGGCTGTAATTATTTTTGGCCGAGCGGTCAAATGTGTTAAAAGCCCTTTATGTTTTACCATGCATGACCATGTAAAGATTTGTACGCTGCAGGAAAGGATTCTCCCCATCACCTTCTCCACGACTTCTTCAGCAGTCTGGAAATTTTTCATTCTCCGGAACAACCACACCGAAAAAGGAATTAGGTCTCTACCATCTTTTTCTTGCATTATATAATATCTTTGCATCCCTGTGCTTATAATTTCGACCTTCTCGTTCTCATTGCTGGTTGTAATTAATTTTATCCTTCTTTTTGTACTCTGGCGTAATGGACCAACAGACAAGCGAACAGTTTCACCACATCGGTTTCCTCTGTTACGAACCGCATCTCTTGCTAGTCggccaaccccccccccccccccccccccaaagctCTAGGCCAACCACCCCAAATAAGAGTCGGCCTACTACTCCAAACCCTTCCAATGGGAGACGGGTAATTACTGCATCCTATATATTTTTCATTTGTTAAATGTTAACAatataacttgtataacgtggatcagtccacgttatacaataattttattttattttcgttGAATCGTGTCTGACAGGTAAAAATatttttggggtatatcgtgggctgattcacgatataccccttttggtatattaaTTTTTTGTCATCCCCTTTTGataaataccgtgtatttttataccctttaggctccggactctgtCTTTATAAGATGGAGAAATGAGGGTAGATTCTCAGTTGGAGAAAGAATAAAGTATCCTCCTGTAAAGTAACAAATTTTATATTTCAAATTCACTTTCAATGACAGATTTAGAGTAAAACGGATTTTGTCTAAGACTAAATCTCAAAAGGTGTCTGATCTAGATAGTGAGGTTTATTCAAGATCGTATGTGAGACTACAATCCATATATTTAACTTATGTGGGATTCTAACATGAGAATTTTACATCACGTCGTGATTTAGGAGCTTCAATCATACTTTATATAGACATTTTCTTTACATAATAAGATTTTTCAGACTAAAGTTGGGGAAAACACGCGGATAACGAAGAATAAGAAGACAGAAATACTAAATAAGCTGTCTTAAAAGATCATGAGTAGGAAAGCGTAAACCATAGTGAAAACTCTGCCCAAATAATTCAAAATAAGACCAAGTGATGGAGCTACTAAGgactcatttgttttcattaagattaagacgtctgaatcttagtgcacatctgaatgattaagatgttatctctaggtctgaacactgaatgattaagactattGTTTTTCAACGTCTGAATGTGCATAacgtatttatttaaacataataaatatacaattcaaataaaaaagtaactaaatattagaaaataaatacagatttaatagaataaaatattatttgattaaaaaaaaatgaaacatatatgttcactagtaatggtGGAGACATTTTGTAGTCGTGGTAGGTGGTGAGTGGGGGTGGGTAGGTGAGTGGTTTggggtggaggggtgggtgggtggtgggTGGTTGGGGTGAGGGATGGGAGGTAGTGGGGTTGGGTTAGTGGTGGGAGATGGGGTGGTGGGGAGTGGGGTTGGGTGGTGTGGGGTGGGATTGCGGTGGGTGGTGGGATGGGGTTGAAGTGGAGGGGCGGTGTGGTTaaggtggaggggtgggtggggttggagtggagggtgggtagtgggggtggggttgaggtggaGGGGTGGGATTGGGGGTTGGGGTGGGGGTAGAGCTGGTGGTAAAAAAAATTcatacaaaaatacctcttaatgatattaagacttggttcaagatcttaatgattaagacatattcagactcaataagtgcttagatctaaatgcaaacaaatgcacttaatggcctAAGGTCTGAACTATTCAGATCCAGACCtccaataagtgcaaacaaatgaggcctaaatcTGACTACAAAAATACGAGACGCAACTCGATAAAGGGAAATACTATAGTTTGCTAAATAGAAGAAGTTACCTCCATGGTCTAATGGCGGTTCACCTCTACTAGATAAAACAGAGATGAAGCTGAAATCATTGTCCTGCAATTGGATCACCCTCGTGCTGACCTGCGCACTGACCTAGCTCtaccatatattttattttatttcttctgGAATGTCAACCACAATTACTTTTTTTTATTATGGGTCTAACTCGCTCTCCAAGCCTACACCTGAGCAAGTCTTTATATATTGTTCATAGTGTATACACACGCAATAAAAGCAATACACATATAAAACAATATATGAGTAAAGCTTGAATTAATATCACGAATATGCATAACGAAAATTAATATCATATGCATCTGCTAATTTGAGATGGTGCCATGAGACACCGCTTAAGCTCAAACCCATCTATGGGTACAAGGGTACTCAAACCCAGCTCAACCCAACTATGATGACATGAGAGCACTCACTCAAACTCAACCCCTTGTGGCGCCATAAGTACTCAATCAAGCTCAACCCCACAGTGGTTCCATAAGGACGTCACTCAAGCTCAACCCTCTGTGGTGCCATAAGTACTATCAGTCAAGCTCAACCCCACAGTGGTGCCATAAGGACGCCATTCAAGCTCAATCCACTAACGTTGTGATAACATATGCGAATCGGCTAACAAATATCACAAGAACCACAAATATCAACAGAAAGTCATCTGAATAATAAAACATGCTAAACGGCTGAGCAATATCATAACAAATCACTAAATCTATTGGAAGTATCAAATCATGTGTAAACCTACACTAAACCCCTCACATCCAACTCTATATCCTACAAAGTACAAACTAGCCAACCTAGCTCATGCTTGCCAACTCACACAAACTAGACTGTTTAAATACACACAAGAAACATATGTAACAAGCTCTAAAGGAAAATCAAGCTAACCAACAGTTGAAGTTCCATTCATATTAAATCCAGTAGGCAAACCTTATTTGAAATGTCAAAATCCCCTCGAACGATCTCCGATGACCTCAATCTATTTAAAATTATTAATAACGGGTCCAAATTAGTCTAGGGAAATAAATCTCATGCTCCCTTTGTTTTAATTgtttattttacctttattagTTTGTTTAAAAGAGaatgtctctttccttttttgacaactttttagtttcaacttttcacatgacatgcttaagaccacaagattaaaggaaATTTTGATACATTGCACATatatttaatttaagaccacaagattcaaatgtctgctttactttcttaaactccatgccagTCAAAATctgacaaacaaattaaaacggagggagtaaatttTTAACACCTCGGGATCAAAATCAACCCTTAAGCAACTCAAACCCACTCCCTGGGTCAACGATTTGAAATCTAAAATTGATTGCATGAACGCGTTATCCATGAGCTATGGAGTCCAATTCAATATTGTATTTTGATATCAATTGATAGGTTAAATTGATAATTTTCTAACTCTACATTTAGGTCCAAAATCCCCAATTTTAATCTCTTTAAATAGCATGATTCCATAGTTTAAATTCAATAAAATTATAGTTACTAGATCGGTATAGGGAATCATTACCTAGAATTTTGGGTTgaatctttaccttttttttatccaaattttAGAGCTCTTAGCCCAAAATCCTAAGTTTGTGATCTAAAAATGTTGCTGAATTTTCAATCTCAACTTTAATGAGTTGCTGGTCCTTCATCTCATTCATGAGGCCCTTTCTCGCTTTCGCAATTTTCTCCCTGCCATGACTACACGATAGCACAAGTGTCAACTACGAATACAAAGAAGAATTGGTAGGGGGTTGAGTTGGTTTTCCCTTCACAGGTGTGCTGCCTACACTGCGATAATGATGCATATCTCGCATGCGCTTTGCGTTTGCAACTGGTTCCCTGGCGATCACAAAAAAGGCACCAATACCAATAAATCTCCAATATCAACTAAGATTTCTATGGTGCTGAAACACCCCTGAGTCCCTCATGTTCCAACTTGACCACGCCAATAACTTTAAAATATAATATACACCTATGTGAAGTCTCAAATCATGCAACGATATGTAAATATTCGAAAAGAGGATTTGAGTTGTTACAAATACTAACTTTTCTtctttatatatgtgtgttgtatcTTTTGAAGGAACTCTTGGAGATGAGAACTTGTATGAGCCATCATGAGAAAAAAAAATCCTCTTTAAAGAATTTGGAAAAAGAGCTAGCTACCTTTAAGAGAACTTACGagcttaaaagtgaaaatttcaAGATAAAATAGTTAATTCTTCAATTCTATATTCTTTGGATGAATGTGATGAAAAGATGAGTTTTGGAGATAGCTAAAAATATTTTTGACCTTAAAGATTCTTTATCTTGTGATGataataaattttttatttgtaAAGTTTGTTAATAATTCTTATGAGTTTTGAGGGTAGACAATTAGTGATGGTACGTTTGTTGAAGTTGAGATATTAAAGAGTGATTCTTTAAATCTTGTGTAATTATAGTCTTTCATTATGTCAAGAAAACTCTCTTGTTGTTGATACTAGTCTTGAGATGATATATTATGAATGTGTTTAATAATAAAACATTTAACTCTTTTgaaaaagattgtgaggatcaaCTTACTTGTAATGAAACACCACTAGTTGAGGATTTTTGTGTCTTGTTGTAAATatcatgtgttttttttttatttcttaatttgTGAAGATAAATTTTGAGGTTGATCatgttgtaacgacccgttatatgcattttgaccattttacaGCTGCTGATCCGTTTCCGAGACTAGGAGCGAGTCTAGTGAAAACTTAAGGAGttagaatccttaagtgaagGAATTTGAACAATACTTGACTTCTAGGTAAACAGAACTTTTTCGAATTTCCGTCGATTCGTGAGGTCCGGagggttgattatgacttggtaggGTGGATGGTTCGATTCCCGAGGCGTTTGATTGCATTTTGTATACTTGGTTGAAAACTTATTTTATTTTCCCTTTGGGGTTTGACTTAAAAAAataagacctccgttgggaattccgaggccacgggtgagttcttAGCGTATTTTTACCATTGTGTGCATGTCTGGTTTGTGTATGTAGGGTCTCGGATTGATCTCAGGATTTTGAGAAAACTTAGTGAAAAAACAGAAGTTTCTGGTTCTAGTGTGACCGTCGTAGCGCGCGTGGTGCCGCTACAGCGAGACCGCCACAGCGGAGCGTTGACCTCCACCACGATGACTTGGGTTTAGGGGGAGTCCGCCATAGCAGGTAGTGGGCCGCCATAGCGGGACTTTTACGGTGCTGTCTGGACCGCTATGGCGAGTCGTATCACTTAATGAGGTCCTCCATAGCGGGGTGTTTGACGGCTATAGCGGGACC is drawn from Lycium barbarum isolate Lr01 chromosome 8, ASM1917538v2, whole genome shotgun sequence and contains these coding sequences:
- the LOC132607929 gene encoding uncharacterized protein LOC132607929, whose protein sequence is MNSRTLEWNRDFYEDCTGVYSVCQSLGCAGPTQTMLMPHSTSPEDEKTVIEFSGKNFVTGQQKILTGMPSSHVVISSWQYPEFAESEFYVETLLAMLREWARHFTKGDTEKDCGKVYDGEYTWRMQYLSLSSQNIEHSTIFENFLPVGETANGANLTTKIKYQGCSLDDQDDWNQFRIAVRATIRETPPSTAGKGFSPSPSPRLLQQSGNFSFSGTTTPKKELDKRTVSPHRFPLLRTASLASRPTPPPPPPPKL